A genome region from Glycine max cultivar Williams 82 chromosome 5, Glycine_max_v4.0, whole genome shotgun sequence includes the following:
- the LOC547855 gene encoding dynamin-related protein 12A, whose translation MENLISLVNKIQRACTALGDHGENSALPTLWDSLPAIAVVGGQSSGKSSVLESVVGKDFLPRGSGIVTRRPLVLQLHKIDEGSREYAEFLHLPRKRFTDFVAVRKEIQDETDRETGRTKQISSVPIHLSIYSPNVVNLTLIDLPGLTKVAVEGQPDSIVKDIEDMVRSYIEKPNCIILAISPANQDLATSDAIKISREVDPTGDRTIGVLTKIDLMDKGTDAVDILEGRAYRLKFPWIGVVNRSQQDINKNVDMIAARRREREYFNSTPEYKHLANRMGSEHLAKMLSKHLETVIKSKIPGIQSLINKTIAELEAELTRLGKPVAADAGGKLYAIMEICRSFDQIFKDHLDGVRPGGDKIYNVFDNQLPAALKRLQFDKQLSMENIRKLITEADGYQPHLIAPEQGYRRLIESSLITIRGPAEAAVDAVHSLLKDLVHKAMSETLDLKQYPGLRVEVGAAAVDSLERMRDESKRATLQLVDMECGYLTVDFFRKLPQDVDKGGNPTHSIFDRYNDSYLRRIGTTILSYVNMVCATLRHSIPKSIVYCQVREAKRSLLDHFFTELGKMEIKRLSSLLNEDPAIMERRSALAKRLELYRSAQAEIDAVAWSK comes from the exons ATGGAGAACCTAATCTCTTTGGTCAACAAAATCCAGAGAGCTTGCACCGCCTTAGGCGACCACGGAGAAAACAGTGCACTCCCCACACTATGGGACTCTCTTCCCGCCATCGCCGTCGTCGGAGGCCAG AGCTCAGGAAAGTCCTCCGTCTTGGAGAGCGTTGTCGGCAAAGATTTCTTACCTCGTGGATCAG GCATTGTTACGCGACGACCTCTCGTGTTGCAGCTTCACAAGATTGACGAGGGAAGCAGGGAGTACGCAGAGTTCCTCCACCTCCCGAGGAAGAGGTTCACCGATTTTG TTGCTGTGAGGAAGGAGATTCAGGACGAAACTGATAGAGAGACAGGACGAACCAAACAAATTTCGAGTGTTCCCATTCATCTTAGTATATACTCTCCTAATG TTGTTAACTTGACGCTCATTGATCTTCCCGGCCTTACGAAAGTAGCTGTAG aGGGTCAACCGGATAGTATTGTGAAAGACATTGAGGATATGGTTCGCTCCTACATTGAGAAG CCGAACTGTATAATTTTGGCTATTTCACCAGCCAATCAAGATCTTGCGACATCCGATGCAATTAAAATTTCCCGTGAAGTGGACCCTACtg gGGATAGGACCATTGGAGTTTTGACAAAGATTGATCTTATGGACAAGGGTACTGATGCTGTTGAT ATATTGGAAGGAAGAGCATATAGGTTAAAGTTTCCCTGGATTGGTGTTGTGAATAGATCACAACAAGACATAAACAAGAATGTTGACATGATTGCTGCTAGGCGTAGAGAACGTGAGTACTTTAATAGTACCCCTGAATATAAACACCTTGCAAACAGAATGGGTTCTGAACATCTGGCGAAGATGCTCTCaaag CATTTGGAGACAGTAATCAAGTCCAAAATTCCTGGCATTCAATCCCTAATTAACAAAACAATTGCCGAACTTGAAGCTGAACTAACTCGTTTAGGAAAACCTGTTGCAGCTGATGCTGGG GGAAAGTTGTATGCTATCATGGAAATATGCCGCTCAtttgatcaaatatttaaaGACCATCTTGATGGCGT GCGGCCTGGaggtgataaaatttataatgtctTTGACAATCAGCTCCCTGCTGCTTTAAAAAGGTTGCAGTTTGATAAGCAGCTTTCAATGGAAAATATAAGGAAACTTATTACAGAAGCTGATGGGTATCAGCCTCATCTAATAGCTCCAGAACAAGGATACCGCCGTCTAATTGAATCTTCTCTAATAACTATTAGGGGCCCTGCTGAGGCAGCTGTTGATGCG GTTCACTCCCTGTTAAAGGACTTGGTTCACAAAGCTATGAGTGAGACTTTG GACTTGAAGCAGTATCCTGGTCTCCGGGTTGAGGTTGGGGCTGCAGCTGTTGATTCACTCGAAAGAATGAGGGATGAAAGCAAAAGAGCAACACTGCAGCTAGTTGATATGGAGTGTGGCTATCTGACTGTTGATTTCTTTCGGAAGCTTCCTCAAGATGTTGATAAGGGTGGCAATCCCACACATTCAATTTTTGATAGATATAATGATTCATATCTAAGGCGAATTG GAACCACAATTTTGTCATATGTCAATATGGTCTGTGCTACTCTGCGGCATTCAATTCCCAAGTCCATCGTCTATTGTCAAGTGCGGGAGGCAAAACGAAGTCTACTTGATCACTTTTTTACCGAGCTAGGCAAAATGGAG ATCAAGCGTCTGTCCTCGTTACTGAATGAGGATCCTGCAATTATGGAACGACGTAGTGCGCTCGCAAAGAGACTAGAGTTATACCGGAGTGCACAAGCTGAAATAGATGCAGTTGCTTGGTCTAAGTAG
- the LOC100811139 gene encoding GDSL esterase/lipase At4g10955: MESERESFDLSGPLHLTYVLWDNAYHRMSVAASLVQGVYILERDRQEKREGQNALAPPWWTFFHFKLLRPLVDDVDSSIFGAIYEFRPPSSQYNDTLYRSPHYVIAFRGTLTKSHSVSRDIELDIHFIKQGLHQTSRSEIAIQAVQNTVATVGDSNVWLAGHSLGSAMAMLTGKTMAKNGMFIESFLFNPPFVSAPIERIKDERVKHGIRIAGSVITAGLTIAMQAKQPKDLSVDPFAALAAWVPGLFVNPSDHICSEYIGYFEHRRKMDEIGAGVIERLATQNSLGGLLMSAFGKESEPLHLIPSASLTVNVTPSRDFKEAHGIHQWWKPDLQLERKLYNYK, from the exons ATGGAATCTGAGAGAGAAAGTTTTGACCTCTCAGGACCTTTGCATCTAACTTATGTCTTATG GGACAATGCATATCATCGAATGTCAGTTGCTGCTAGTTTGGTCCAAGGAGTTTACATTCTAGAAAGGGACAGGCAAGAAAAACGTGAAGGGCAAAATGCTCTTGCACCACCTTGGTGGACATTCTTTCACTTTAAGCTGCTCCGTCCCCTAGTAGATGATGTTGATTCCTCCATCTTTGGTGCAATATATGAGTTCAGGCCTCCATCATCTCAATATAATGACACTTTATATAGAAGTCCACATTATGTAATTGCCTTTAGAGGAACTCTAACCAAATCACATTCAGTTTCTCGTGATATTGAGCTGGATATCCACTTTATCAAGCAAGGGCTTCATCAAACTTCCCGCTCTGAAATAGCTATTCAAGCTGTTCAAAACACAGTAGCAACTGTAGGTGATTCAAATGTTTGGTTGGCTGGACACTCTCTAGGATCAGCAATGGCAATGCTCACTGGGAAAACCATGGCCAAGAATGGCATGTTTATcgaatcttttcttttcaacccACCATTTGTATCTGCTCCAATTGAAAGAATTAAGGATGAGAGGGTGAAACATGGGATTCGAATTGCGGGCAGCGTGATAACAGCTGGACTCACCATTGCTATGCAAGCCAAGCAGCCGAAGGATTTATCTGTTGATCCATTTGCTGCTTTGGCTGCCTGGGTCCCAGGTTTGTTTGTGAATCCATCTGACCATATCTGCTCAGAGTATATTGGTTACTTTGAACATAGAAGAAAAATGGATGAGATTGGAGCAGGCGTCATTGAAAGGTTAGCAACTCAAAATTCACTTGGTGGCCTACTGATGAGTGCATTTGGGAAGGAATCTGAACCCCTTCACCTCATTCCTTCAGCTTCTCTGACAGTTAATGTTACTCCTTCGCGTGATTTCAAAGAAGCCCATGGGATTCACCAGTGGTGGAAACCAGACTTGCAGCTAGAACGCAAGCTCTACAATTACAAATAG